Proteins from a genomic interval of Helicobacter pylori Shi112:
- a CDS encoding carbon-nitrogen hydrolase family protein, with product MRVFALQLESFKETLMQSLFNSIPKRSVIVLPEYVINPFFHHNMGLDLNEISAQSARAVEFLSQKCEELDLIISAPVLLEEHSKIYKKIALISKESVKYYTQQRLIPYPHWDEESFFDNEKSAFKELLIFERDGLRIAPLFGFEAHFDEIWVQAKNQGVDVVLLSSVATFESHERWRLLCQMRAFCASCVVVRANRIGAYRQIIVEENQKNEFLWKFYGDSFVALPNGTIEDSLEGKMGALSAQMDKNDIDEWAKLWHFRTIKEG from the coding sequence ATGCGGGTGTTTGCTTTGCAATTAGAGTCTTTTAAAGAAACCCTCATGCAATCCTTATTCAACTCTATACCCAAGCGGAGCGTGATCGTGCTGCCTGAATACGTGATCAACCCCTTTTTCCACCATAACATGGGATTGGATTTGAATGAAATCAGCGCGCAGTCTGCACGAGCGGTTGAATTTTTATCGCAAAAATGCGAAGAACTAGACTTAATCATCTCAGCCCCGGTGCTTTTAGAAGAACATTCTAAAATCTATAAAAAAATCGCCCTCATTTCTAAAGAAAGCGTGAAATATTACACGCAACAACGCTTAATCCCCTATCCTCACTGGGATGAAGAGAGCTTTTTTGACAATGAAAAAAGCGCTTTTAAAGAATTGCTCATCTTTGAAAGAGACGGCTTGAGAATCGCCCCTTTGTTTGGCTTTGAAGCGCATTTTGATGAAATATGGGTTCAGGCTAAAAATCAGGGCGTGGATGTGGTGCTTTTAAGCAGTGTGGCCACCTTTGAATCCCATGAAAGGTGGCGGCTTTTGTGCCAGATGCGCGCTTTTTGCGCTTCTTGCGTGGTGGTTAGGGCCAATAGAATCGGAGCGTATCGCCAAATCATTGTAGAAGAAAATCAAAAAAACGAATTTTTGTGGAAATTTTATGGGGATAGTTTTGTGGCTTTGCCTAATGGCACTATTGAAGATTCTTTAGAGGGTAAAATGGGGGCTTTGAGCGCTCAAATGGATAAAAACGATATAGATGAATGGGCTAAATTGTGGCATTTTAGAACGATTAAAGAGGGTTGA
- a CDS encoding exodeoxyribonuclease VII small subunit → MQDELFETEKAPQKNTKNAKNAPKKSFEEHVHSLEQAIDRLNDSNLSLKDGMDLYKTAMQELFLAQKLLENAYLEYEKLQTPDKKA, encoded by the coding sequence ATGCAAGATGAATTATTTGAAACCGAAAAAGCCCCCCAAAAAAACACCAAAAACGCTAAAAACGCCCCTAAAAAAAGCTTTGAAGAGCATGTTCATTCCCTAGAGCAAGCCATAGATCGCTTGAATGATTCGAATTTGTCCTTAAAAGACGGGATGGATTTGTATAAAACGGCCATGCAAGAGTTGTTTTTGGCTCAAAAGCTTTTAGAAAACGCTTATTTAGAGTATGAAAAACTCCAAACGCCCGACAAAAAGGCTTAA
- the ubiE gene encoding bifunctional demethylmenaquinone methyltransferase/2-methoxy-6-polyprenyl-1,4-benzoquinol methylase UbiE — MKKEKHLKQEKIINMFDDIASSYDQANRLMSFGLDVKWRERACEHAFLFLENKKALRLVDVACGTGDMLIAWQKSALNCAIEFKECLGIDPSNNMLELAIKKFEKLENKVSFIQAQAKDLKGVGNNSVDILSIAYGLRNIVERQEALKEFFRVLKPRGVLVILEFLKKDNPTWLDKISGFYTNKVLPLVGGAISKNYGAYSYLPQSIEGFLSLEGLKHELKNAGFEILRTEDSIAQISTTMLVRKS, encoded by the coding sequence ATGAAGAAAGAAAAGCACCTCAAGCAAGAAAAAATCATCAACATGTTTGATGATATAGCCAGCTCTTACGATCAAGCCAACCGCTTGATGAGTTTTGGCTTAGATGTTAAATGGCGAGAAAGGGCTTGCGAGCATGCGTTTTTGTTTTTGGAAAACAAGAAAGCCTTAAGGCTTGTGGATGTGGCATGCGGGACGGGGGACATGCTTATTGCTTGGCAAAAAAGCGCTCTAAATTGCGCTATAGAATTTAAGGAATGTTTGGGGATTGATCCTTCTAATAACATGCTTGAATTAGCCATTAAAAAATTTGAGAAGCTTGAAAACAAAGTTTCTTTCATCCAGGCTCAAGCCAAAGACTTAAAAGGCGTTGGAAATAACAGCGTGGATATTCTCTCCATTGCGTATGGCTTGCGTAATATCGTGGAAAGACAAGAGGCCTTAAAAGAGTTTTTTAGGGTGTTAAAGCCTAGGGGCGTTTTAGTGATTTTAGAATTTTTAAAAAAGGACAACCCCACATGGCTGGATAAAATTTCAGGGTTTTACACGAATAAGGTTTTGCCTTTAGTGGGAGGGGCTATCAGTAAAAATTATGGTGCTTATTCTTATTTACCGCAATCCATTGAGGGGTTTTTGAGTTTGGAGGGTTTGAAACATGAATTAAAAAACGCAGGGTTTGAGATTTTAAGAACTGAAGATTCTATCGCTCAAATTTCAACGACCATGCTTGTTAGAAAAAGCTAA
- the hemJ gene encoding protoporphyrinogen oxidase HemJ, with the protein MEFLGGYFLWVKAFHVIAVISWMAALFYLPRLFVYHAENAHKKEFVGVVQIQEKKLYSFIASPAMGFTLITGILMLLIAPEMFKSGGWLHAKLALVVLLLAYHFYCKKCMRELEKDPTRRNARFYRVFNEIPTILMILIVILVVVKPF; encoded by the coding sequence ATGGAATTTTTGGGCGGGTATTTTTTATGGGTTAAGGCTTTCCATGTGATAGCGGTCATTTCGTGGATGGCGGCGTTGTTTTATTTGCCGCGCCTTTTTGTCTATCATGCCGAAAACGCGCATAAAAAGGAGTTTGTAGGCGTGGTTCAAATCCAAGAAAAAAAGCTTTATTCCTTTATCGCTTCACCGGCTATGGGTTTTACGCTTATTACAGGGATTTTAATGCTGTTGATTGCCCCTGAAATGTTTAAAAGTGGGGGTTGGTTGCATGCTAAATTGGCTTTAGTGGTTTTGCTTTTAGCCTATCATTTTTATTGCAAAAAATGCATGCGCGAGCTAGAAAAAGACCCTACAAGAAGAAACGCAAGGTTTTATCGTGTGTTTAATGAGATTCCAACGATTTTAATGATTCTCATTGTGATCTTAGTGGTTGTCAAGCCTTTTTAA
- a CDS encoding YigZ family protein: MKTLKNLIASKHQTKASRFLGYLMPFDDFEKTLLQLKKEHFKAAHFVTAFRYCLEGKITEGFSDDGEPKGSSGMPMLSVLRREDLINIGLVSVRYFGGTLLGVGGLMKAYATSALLCVENAKRENAFKDFVELETLSAHYSYKELDALQREIKKFSLQLSKKNFSDQSVEVEISGARENLQAFLQQNKMD; the protein is encoded by the coding sequence GTGAAAACGCTTAAAAACCTCATCGCTTCCAAGCATCAGACTAAAGCGTCTCGTTTTTTAGGGTATCTTATGCCTTTTGATGATTTTGAAAAAACCCTTTTACAATTGAAAAAAGAGCATTTTAAAGCCGCGCATTTTGTAACGGCGTTTCGCTATTGTTTAGAGGGCAAAATCACGGAGGGTTTTAGCGATGATGGCGAGCCTAAAGGGAGTTCAGGGATGCCTATGCTTAGCGTTTTGAGACGAGAGGATTTGATCAATATAGGATTAGTGAGCGTGCGTTATTTTGGAGGCACGCTTTTAGGGGTGGGGGGCTTGATGAAAGCTTATGCCACCAGCGCGTTATTGTGCGTAGAAAACGCTAAAAGAGAAAACGCTTTTAAGGATTTTGTGGAGTTGGAAACTTTAAGCGCTCATTATTCTTACAAAGAATTAGACGCTCTTCAGCGTGAAATTAAGAAATTTAGCTTACAATTAAGCAAAAAGAATTTTTCAGACCAAAGCGTGGAAGTGGAAATCAGCGGCGCGAGAGAAAATTTGCAAGCGTTTTTGCAACAAAATAAGATGGATTAG
- a CDS encoding ABC transporter permease, protein MNFFKILLMELRAIVSHKGVLLILIGAPLIYGLLYPLPYLKDIVTQQKIALVDEDNSFLSRQLAFMAQSSNELEIAFFSPSMLEAKKLLKEEKVYGILHIPSHFEANIHKQVPVTIDFYANSNYFLIYGALANAVVESINALNDEIRFKRNAQIEEAELGTDGIKIRPIALYNPSEGYLNYALSSVFIFILHQVMLIASSMFVSSRRLELALLDKKQIALRQFARLLIFMGAFSVFILWYFGALFSFYGIERHASALMVFLNSSIFMLATLSLGSFLGAWIKNEAHTTQIVLISSLPLIFMMGFVWPFESLPSYLQAFVQIVPAYHAISLLGRLNQMHAEFIDVSIHFYALIAIFIASFIGSVFKLSSLKKACENA, encoded by the coding sequence ATGAATTTTTTTAAAATCCTTTTAATGGAGTTAAGGGCTATTGTTTCTCATAAGGGCGTTTTGTTAATCCTTATAGGCGCTCCTTTAATCTATGGCTTATTATACCCTTTGCCTTATTTAAAAGACATCGTAACGCAGCAAAAAATCGCCCTTGTAGATGAAGACAATTCCTTTCTTTCTAGGCAATTAGCCTTCATGGCGCAAAGCTCCAACGAGTTAGAAATCGCTTTTTTTAGCCCCTCTATGCTGGAAGCCAAAAAGCTTTTAAAAGAAGAAAAAGTTTATGGGATCTTGCATATCCCTTCGCATTTTGAAGCCAATATCCATAAGCAAGTGCCTGTAACGATAGATTTTTATGCGAATTCCAATTACTTTTTGATTTATGGCGCCTTAGCGAATGCGGTGGTGGAGAGCATCAACGCTTTAAATGATGAAATAAGGTTCAAACGCAACGCCCAAATAGAAGAAGCCGAATTGGGGACAGATGGGATTAAGATCAGGCCTATCGCTTTGTATAACCCTAGTGAGGGGTATTTGAATTACGCGCTCTCTAGCGTGTTTATTTTCATTTTGCACCAAGTGATGCTCATTGCAAGCAGCATGTTTGTCAGCTCCAGGCGTTTGGAATTAGCCCTTTTAGACAAAAAGCAAATCGCTTTAAGGCAATTTGCAAGGCTTTTGATCTTTATGGGAGCGTTTAGCGTTTTTATTTTATGGTATTTTGGGGCGTTGTTTTCTTTTTATGGGATCGAACGGCATGCGAGCGCTTTAATGGTGTTTTTGAATAGCTCCATCTTCATGCTTGCAACCTTGAGTTTGGGGTCGTTTTTAGGCGCATGGATCAAAAATGAAGCCCACACCACTCAAATCGTTTTAATTTCTTCTTTGCCCTTGATTTTTATGATGGGTTTTGTGTGGCCTTTTGAATCCTTGCCCTCTTATTTACAAGCGTTCGTCCAAATAGTGCCAGCTTATCATGCGATTAGTTTGCTAGGGCGGTTGAATCAAATGCATGCGGAATTTATAGATGTTTCCATCCATTTTTACGCGCTTATTGCGATTTTTATCGCGAGTTTTATAGGGAGTGTGTTCAAACTCAGCTCTTTAAAGAAAGCTTGTGAAAACGCTTAA
- a CDS encoding ABC transporter permease, whose product MFRLISAWVLQDKFLFIVCFILPFCLGVLGTQIFKQEIPRQLPIVVVDWDKTTTSHQIAFELGATSALEIKYQVASLLEAKRFLNSAEVYGALVLPKDLEKKIKMGRKVDLPFYYNAEYVLVGKTLKNAFLQTALTLDAKTLATKALVRDSNLISAKAQAMPIVLQLHALYNEENNYTQYLLSVMLPCMWLIFIAIGMLNFIQKTSNMRELLISILANVCVFSFWGMGMAFYFNCIGMEGHYAHLLLVFLAVVLMALIMSGFVVLVYGVSKSVIETAGAIGVYTAPSFAFAGVTYPQNNMEIFGSFWSHCLPISHFMKFFLQEAYYKTDFTESLNSLMPLAFFLVFLVLGLLIFYFSFKKGKASA is encoded by the coding sequence TTGTTCAGATTGATAAGCGCATGGGTTTTACAAGACAAGTTCTTGTTTATCGTGTGTTTTATATTGCCTTTTTGTTTAGGGGTTTTAGGCACGCAAATCTTTAAACAAGAAATCCCAAGACAGCTCCCTATCGTGGTGGTGGATTGGGATAAGACCACTACAAGCCATCAGATAGCGTTTGAATTAGGCGCAACGAGCGCGCTTGAAATCAAATACCAAGTGGCTAGCCTTTTAGAAGCCAAACGCTTTTTAAACTCCGCTGAAGTGTATGGGGCGTTAGTTTTGCCTAAAGATTTAGAGAAAAAAATCAAAATGGGGCGAAAGGTGGATTTGCCCTTTTATTATAACGCGGAATATGTTTTAGTGGGGAAAACGCTCAAAAACGCTTTTTTACAAACCGCTTTGACTTTGGACGCTAAAACCTTAGCCACCAAAGCTTTAGTGCGAGATTCCAATTTGATTTCTGCTAAAGCCCAAGCAATGCCTATTGTTTTGCAATTGCATGCGCTATACAATGAAGAAAACAATTACACGCAATACCTTTTAAGCGTGATGCTGCCTTGCATGTGGCTTATTTTTATTGCGATTGGCATGCTCAATTTCATTCAAAAAACCTCTAACATGCGCGAGCTTTTAATCAGTATTTTAGCGAATGTGTGTGTGTTTAGTTTTTGGGGGATGGGCATGGCGTTTTATTTTAATTGCATTGGCATGGAGGGGCATTATGCGCATTTGTTGTTGGTCTTTTTGGCGGTAGTTTTAATGGCGCTCATTATGAGCGGTTTTGTGGTGTTGGTTTATGGCGTTTCAAAAAGCGTTATTGAAACCGCTGGCGCAATTGGAGTCTATACCGCTCCAAGCTTTGCGTTTGCTGGGGTTACTTACCCGCAAAACAACATGGAAATTTTTGGGAGTTTCTGGAGTCATTGCTTGCCTATTAGCCATTTTATGAAGTTCTTTTTACAAGAGGCCTATTATAAGACGGATTTTACAGAATCTTTAAATTCTCTAATGCCGCTTGCGTTCTTTTTAGTCTTTTTAGTCTTAGGGCTTTTGATTTTTTATTTTTCTTTTAAAAAAGGCAAGGCTAGCGCATGA